The region GAAACACACGAATACTAATGGCCAGCTTCCCTTCGGGTCAAGGAAGAGCTACGGGGCAAAAATAAATGGGCCGCGTGCAAGCACGCAGCCCATCGATTTCAATCGTTCAGATACTACTGGTTTCCACCGCCCTGTGGCGATCCGCCACCGCTACCACCACGGCGACCTCCGCGGCGGCGGCGACCGGGACGGCGCTGTCCTGCAGGCTTGGGAGAGCTTCCCTGGGGCGCGCCTTCAGCACGGTTGAAGTTGGGCTCTTCTTCGCCCTCTTCATCGCCTTCCTCGAAGTCTTCTTCGTCTTCGGCTCCCTCCTGGTCCGGCAGTTGTGCCTGCTGAGCAGGACGCTGACGTCCGTCACCATCAGGAGCCTGCGCGACCGGGTCCGGCAATCCCAGCTTGGCGCGCTGTTCCCGCAGAACGGCCTTGCGTGAAAGCTTGATCCGATTGCCTTCGATCGCCAATACCTTCACCAGGATCTGATCGCCCTCGCGAAGCTCGTCTTTTACATCCTTGACGCGATGCTCTGCAATCTCGGAGACATGCAGCAGACCGTCTGTTCCGGGGAAGATCTCGACAAAGGCGCCGAACTCTGCGATACGGACAACCTTACCCAGGTAGGTCTTACCGACCTCAGGAACGGCCGTCAGATCGTTGATCATCTGAATCGCGCGCTCCAGTCCCTCTGCATCGGTCGAGGCTACGTTCACCCGGCCTGTATCATCGACATCGATCTTGACGCCGGTCGCATCGATAATCCCGCGAATGACCTTGCCGCCGGGTCCGATCAGATCGCGAATCTTGTCGGTAGGAATCTGCATCGTGTGGATGCGGGGAGCAAACTTCGATTTCTCCTGGTTCGCCCCGGCAATCACGGCATCCATCTTGTCCAGCAGAAAAATCCGTCCGCGACGTGCCTGTTCAAGGGCCTCACGCATAATCTGCGGCGTAATTCCCATGATCTTGATGTCCATCTGCAGGGCAGTGATGCCATTCCGCGTTCCGGCAACCTTGAAGTCCATGTCGCCGTAGTGGTCTTCCGCGCCCGCGATGTCGGACAGGATGGCATACTTATCGCCTTCCATCACCAGACCCATCGCCACGCCGGCGACAGAACCCTTCAACGCGATGCCAGCTTGCATCAGCGACAGGGACGCACCACAGACCGTAGCCATCGACGACGATCCGTTCGATTCCAGAATGTCCGAGACTACGCGCAGGGTGTATGGCGACTCATCTTCCCCGGGAAGAACGGCCTCAATGGCTCGCGAAGCAAGCGCACCATGACCGATCTCTCGCCGGCCAACCCCGGTCATGCGGCCAACTTCGCCCACTGAGAAGGGCGGGAAGTTGTAGTGGAGCATAAAGCGCTTCTTGATCTCGCCTTCGTAGCTCTCCAGTCGCTGAGCATCGTCCGGCGTTCCCAGGGTCGCCGAAACCAGCGCCTGGGTCTCCCCGCGGGTGAACAGAGAGGAGCCGTGCACGCGAGGCAGGACTCCTACCTCGATGGAGATCTGGCGAATCTCGTCGAAGGCGCGGTGATCCGGGCGAATGCGATCGTTCAAAACCTGTTCGCGGAAGATGTTCTCGCGCAACAGCTCATAATACTTGCTCAGCTTCTTTGCGGACTCAGTATCGTCGGCTGGAATTTCGGCCTTCAGTTCATCCTTAAGCGCCTTCACCTTGGCATAACTCTCGGCCTTGGGATGCTTCTTCGTATCCAGCGCGTCCGCCAGCCGGGCGCCGATCTTCGACTTCAGAGAGCTCAGGTACTCGGTATCGATCACCGGTGCGCTAACCAGGCGCTTCTGCTTCCCTGCCCTCGCTACCAGATCCTCGATCGCAGCGCAGATCTTCTTGATCTCGCCGTGGGCAAACTCGATCGCATCTACGACACGGTCTTCCGTAATCTCGCGCGCTCCGGACTCGATCATCACGATGCCGTCCTTCGTACCGACGACCATGATGTTCAGCCTGCTCTTCTCGCGCTCCGCATACGTCGGATTCACGATGAACTGATCGTCGACGATACCGATGCGAACAGCTCCTACCGGCCCGTGAAAGGGAATGTCGCTCAGGGCCAGGGCGCAGCTTGCGCCGTTGATCCCCAGGACATCGGGATCGTTTTCGCGGTCAGCCGAATAGACAAACGCAACCACCTGGGTCTCATTACGGAAGCCCTCGGGAAACAGCGGACGGATCGGGCGGTCGATCTGACGGCTGGTAAGAATCTCCTTCTCGCTCGGCCGTCCCTCACGCTTGATGAAGCCGCCGGGTATGCGTCCACCGGCATAGGTAAATTCGCGATACTCCACCGTCAGCGGGAAGAAGTCGATGCCTTCCTTTGGCTCTGGAGAAGCGACGGCGGTCGCCAGGACGACGTTGTCTCCGCTCGAAGTCAGGGCTGCGCCGGAGGCCTGCTTGGCCATGCGCCCCGTCTCGAACTTGATCTGCTTGCCACCTGCAAGCTCTACTATTACCTCTTGCTTCATCGTGTCTCTCTCTTTTCTCTCTATCGTTGGAAACTTGCTTTTCGCGTCTTCCGAATCGCGGGCGCGAAAAAGTGCAGCTTGCCGCCGGCCCCTAAAAGACCGCCTGCGCGCTGCACTCTATGAAAGGAAACATGGGACAGCCTTGCCCGACCGTAAAAGGTTGTTCAGCCGTCATGGCAAACCGATCGAATGCCACGAGTGTCTTCATGAGCGGCTCTCGCCGCAAGACGCTCTCAAGCGCTGAACGAAACCTGCCGCCGGAATAAAACGGGCCAAGCATGATTCCATGGTTTTCGATAATGTCTCCGGAGGTTTACTTGCGGATACCCAGCTTGCCGATCACTTCACGGTAGCGGTCTGCATCGCACTTCTTCAGATAGTCCAGCAGACGACGGCGCTTGCTTACGAGCATCAGCAGTCCGCGACGCGATCCGTGGTCCTTCTTGTGCGTCTTGAAGTGCTCCGTCAGTTCTCCAATGCGTTCACTCAAAATCGCAATCTGAACTTCGGGACTTCCCGTGTCGGAGTCGTGGGTGCGAAACTTCGCAATAAGTTCTGTCTTCTTGGCGGGGGCTAGCACAGCGTTCGTATACTCCTGATCTTCTTCTTATCCACTCTCAGTGTTCCAATAAGAATAACATTGCAACACCCTTGGGGCAATTGCGGGAAGCCTGCAAAAGTCTCTGCAGTTTCAGTGCTTGTAGCTCACTGCTTCGCGGGTGACTGCTCATCCCTCCTGGCTGGTCCCTGCGTATTCCTGCATCTCCGCTAGCCACTTCGAGAACCGCAGAATCTGCCCACGCTCACTCACCAGAAATTCCCAGAAGTCCTTTGGTTCGAGCGTCTCAGCCTTCTTGCCGGAATACGTCTCCAATCTCCATCGGAGATACGGACTGCGCCATGGCTTCAGGCGGTAGCCTCGTGTCGCCTTCCACAGAAACCGGATTCCATTCAACATATCTTCAGTGTACCCTCGGCTTAGGATCTTTTAGCCGGCACATGCACCCCACCCTTCGCAAACTGCACGACGACCTGTGTTCAACCATCACGGGACTCTCTCCGTCCGCGCTTCAGGCAAGGCCGCTTACTCGTCCGTCGTCCTGGAGCATCCTTCAGATCGCGCAGCATCTTCTCCTCACCTACGAATCGACTACGGCGTCAATCCAGGAGAGAGTGCGAAAAGGCGGCTCCACCCCACCCTCGGCAACTGCAAAGCAGCGAATCGGCCGATTCTTCGTCCTTCAACTTGGCTGGACCCCCGGCAGACGCGAAGCTCCCGCCGATGTGAGGCCGGAAGCCTTCTTGCTGACCTCACTCACGGACGACCATCTCCTCTCGGAGATATCCACAGCTCTTAACACAATGGATTCCGTCCTCGCCGACGCAGAGAAGCACTTTGGCTCTTTTCGCTGCCAGGCTCACTTCGCTCTCGGACCGATGAGCATCGCGGACTGGCGACGTTTCCATCTCAATCACAGCAGGCACCACATCCGGCAGATCCTTAAAATTCGGCGCATGCACAACAACTAAGATTCGCCTTCATCGAGATCTTCGGCGATTCGAACAAATCTTCGGATATAGCGCAGCGGCTCGTCGCTGGCCGCCATCTCCCGCAGGTGGTAACGCCATACATCTTCTCTGGCGCTTCGGCGCGTGTAGGCCTTGCGCGTCACTACCTTCACCGTGCCATCCGGCATGGCCCTCGAAAACGTCTGGGTGGGGACCTGGAACGTGATCAGTTCGCCAGCCTTCCAGAAGTTTTGTGCAAATTCATGGGAGAAAAGCAGAGCGAAGTACCGTCTCTCACTGGCCAGCGTCTCAATCGCCTCCTGACCACTCACCCATTGGCGTCCGAGCCAGGAGACGTACCATCGCTTGAATGCAAACCCGTTCTCACGGGCCTGCCCCACGAGCACCTGCAGAAGCTCCAACCGTGTCATTCAGGACCTTCCCATCTCCGCGTTAAATTCAGGCAGCCTGAGTCTTTTAATAACGGCGAGGTTATAGTCTACGAATGTCGCCGTCTAAATGGCTGATGGCCCTTACAAGAGACATAATGTATACCGCGCGCCCCACATTCTCTGCAATCGCTCTTCGCCTCAGTTGCCTTTGCACGTTGCTGCCGGTTCTGGCGATTGTTCTGGGAGCGCAGATTGCGTGCGCACAGAATAAAGTTCTCCATACAGATCCGCTCAACCTTACTCCCGAGGTCCGCGAGGCACACGTACTCTTTTATAACCTCGACTACGACAATGCTCTCTCCCGCTTTGAGGCCATCGAGCGTGCTCATCCTCAGAACCCAATGGCCACAAACTATGTCCTGTTTACGATCATCTTTCGCGAACTCTACCATCAGGACCTCCTCGACACCACCTACTACGCACACGACTCCTTCCTTACCTCCAAGCGGAACGTCGACGTTCCCAAGGCCACCCGCGATCGCATCGAGCAGTTGACGGACCATGCCATTGATTTGGCCGACCAGCAGCTTAAGACCAACCCTAACGACGCCAATGCCTACTTCGCCCGTGGATACGCCCGCGGAATGCACGCCGCCTTCATCACCCTGGTGGACCACAGCTTCATCTCCGCCGCACACCAGGGACTCTCTTCCCGCTCCGACAGCGAAGACGCTCTTCGTATCGATCCTGACTATGCCGATGCAAAGATGGCGGTCGGCATCCAGCAGTTTGCCGTGGCATCGCTGCCTCGATTTCTCC is a window of Edaphobacter sp. 12200R-103 DNA encoding:
- the rpsO gene encoding 30S ribosomal protein S15; translation: MLAPAKKTELIAKFRTHDSDTGSPEVQIAILSERIGELTEHFKTHKKDHGSRRGLLMLVSKRRRLLDYLKKCDADRYREVIGKLGIRK
- a CDS encoding DinB family protein, with translation MHPTLRKLHDDLCSTITGLSPSALQARPLTRPSSWSILQIAQHLLLTYESTTASIQERVRKGGSTPPSATAKQRIGRFFVLQLGWTPGRREAPADVRPEAFLLTSLTDDHLLSEISTALNTMDSVLADAEKHFGSFRCQAHFALGPMSIADWRRFHLNHSRHHIRQILKIRRMHNN
- the pnp gene encoding polyribonucleotide nucleotidyltransferase, encoding MKQEVIVELAGGKQIKFETGRMAKQASGAALTSSGDNVVLATAVASPEPKEGIDFFPLTVEYREFTYAGGRIPGGFIKREGRPSEKEILTSRQIDRPIRPLFPEGFRNETQVVAFVYSADRENDPDVLGINGASCALALSDIPFHGPVGAVRIGIVDDQFIVNPTYAEREKSRLNIMVVGTKDGIVMIESGAREITEDRVVDAIEFAHGEIKKICAAIEDLVARAGKQKRLVSAPVIDTEYLSSLKSKIGARLADALDTKKHPKAESYAKVKALKDELKAEIPADDTESAKKLSKYYELLRENIFREQVLNDRIRPDHRAFDEIRQISIEVGVLPRVHGSSLFTRGETQALVSATLGTPDDAQRLESYEGEIKKRFMLHYNFPPFSVGEVGRMTGVGRREIGHGALASRAIEAVLPGEDESPYTLRVVSDILESNGSSSMATVCGASLSLMQAGIALKGSVAGVAMGLVMEGDKYAILSDIAGAEDHYGDMDFKVAGTRNGITALQMDIKIMGITPQIMREALEQARRGRIFLLDKMDAVIAGANQEKSKFAPRIHTMQIPTDKIRDLIGPGGKVIRGIIDATGVKIDVDDTGRVNVASTDAEGLERAIQMINDLTAVPEVGKTYLGKVVRIAEFGAFVEIFPGTDGLLHVSEIAEHRVKDVKDELREGDQILVKVLAIEGNRIKLSRKAVLREQRAKLGLPDPVAQAPDGDGRQRPAQQAQLPDQEGAEDEEDFEEGDEEGEEEPNFNRAEGAPQGSSPKPAGQRRPGRRRRGGRRGGSGGGSPQGGGNQ